One stretch of Malus domestica chromosome 14, GDT2T_hap1 DNA includes these proteins:
- the LOC103412298 gene encoding late embryogenesis abundant protein At1g64065-like — MKGDGKNKKCLAYVAIFIVFQIIVITAFALTVMKVKGPKVRFSTIVTENFSSPAANSPSLSLNLVTKFAVKNTNFGHFKYQNSTVTIYYGGQAIGTADIPQGKAKARSTRRTDVIISINTDKLSGSTNLGNDINSGVVPLTSEATLKGKVELMKIIKKNKSGKMSCSMSVNLKNRDIQDLKCK; from the coding sequence ATGAAAGGAGACGGGAAGAACAAGAAGTGCCTAGCATATGTTGCTATTTTCATTGTGTTTCAGATCATAGTTATCACAGCCTTTGCACTTACCGTGATGAAAGTCAAGGGTCCAAAAGTCAGATTTAGCACAATTGTTACAGAAAATTTCAGCTCTCCAGCCGCCAACTCTCCATCtttgagtttgaatttggtaacCAAATTTGCAGTGAAGAACACAAACTTTGGTCATTTCAAATATCAAAACAGCACTGTCACAATCTACTACGGTGGACAGGCAATTGGTACTGCTGATATTCCTCAGGGAAAAGCCAAAGCTCGATCGACTCGGAGAACCGATGTTATCATTAGCATTAACACCGACAAGCTTTCAGGATCCACAAACCTTGGCAATGACATCAACTCAGGTGTTGTGCCTCTGACTAGTGAGGCTACCTTGAAGGGAAAGGTTGAATTGATGAAGATTATCAAGAAGAACAAGTCTGGCAAAATGAGCTGCAGCATGTCAGTTAATTTGAAAAACCGTGATATCCAGGATTTGAAGTGCAAATGA